The Flavobacterium marginilacus genome window below encodes:
- a CDS encoding helix-turn-helix transcriptional regulator, producing MNTTAKKTAIDWSSPDILNHLFSHIKSPLDSIITASTAGTPGNEIKNEIIFSSSNEINDLIEEILNEMKSKSVSLTIRSRPDIFEIYESNKNVQHLCSNKITPEKVTKNDQNWLINLEKEIYNSISKDDLDLYYLSCKMAVSERQLHRKIANLVYLTPNKYIRILRLHKAKQLIDNYIQDSISQVSYSVGYNDSHYFSKLFSNQYDISPKALINSLA from the coding sequence ATGAATACAACAGCAAAGAAAACTGCAATAGATTGGTCTTCACCAGATATTTTAAATCATTTATTCTCACATATAAAGAGTCCATTAGATTCTATTATTACAGCTAGTACAGCTGGCACACCTGGGAACGAGATTAAAAATGAGATTATTTTTTCTAGCAGTAATGAAATTAATGATCTTATAGAGGAAATATTAAATGAAATGAAATCTAAATCAGTAAGCTTAACAATACGAAGTCGGCCTGATATTTTTGAGATTTATGAATCAAATAAGAATGTTCAGCATTTATGCTCAAATAAGATCACTCCTGAAAAAGTTACAAAAAACGACCAAAATTGGTTAATAAACTTAGAGAAAGAAATTTATAATTCCATTTCTAAGGATGATCTTGATTTGTATTATTTATCGTGTAAAATGGCTGTAAGTGAAAGACAGCTTCATAGAAAAATTGCAAATTTAGTTTACTTAACTCCTAATAAATACATACGCATACTAAGGCTGCATAAAGCAAAGCAACTAATAGATAACTATATTCAAGATTCCATTTCTCAAGTTTCTTATTCTGTTGGATATAATGATTCTCATTATTTTTCAAAATTGTTCAGTAATCAATATGATATATCCCCCAAAGCATTAATAAACTCACTAGCCTAA
- a CDS encoding cyclic nucleotide-binding domain-containing protein: protein MKRVLFFLGQLDDRDVEWMIQNGQKIELKTGEKLIQKGNYVDSLFILLSGQLSIFSDETGGEEIALLGAGEVVGEMSFLESRPPSVSVISKNASVVYKISRNAIDSRLSSNPDFKANFYYSLALFLSNRLRKTTDRLGYGVPEEEDLIDTKVLDVLSQAGARFSQILNKFSEVKLSVNY, encoded by the coding sequence ATGAAACGAGTGCTTTTTTTCTTAGGTCAATTAGATGACAGAGATGTGGAATGGATGATCCAGAATGGACAAAAAATAGAATTAAAAACTGGCGAGAAACTGATCCAGAAAGGAAATTATGTTGATAGTTTATTCATTTTACTATCAGGTCAATTGTCAATTTTTTCAGATGAGACTGGTGGTGAAGAAATTGCGCTGCTGGGAGCTGGAGAAGTTGTAGGTGAAATGTCTTTTTTAGAATCTAGGCCTCCTTCGGTTTCTGTCATTTCAAAAAATGCATCCGTTGTCTATAAAATATCTCGTAATGCAATAGACTCAAGGCTTTCTTCAAATCCAGATTTTAAAGCTAATTTTTATTACTCATTGGCATTATTTCTTTCTAATAGATTAAGAAAAACAACAGATCGTTTAGGATATGGGGTTCCTGAAGAAGAGGATTTAATTGATACAAAAGTATTAGATGTGCTTTCTCAAGCTGGTGCTCGTTTTAGTCAAATATTAAATAAATTTTCCGAGGTTAAATTAAGCGTTAATTATTAA